From Arachis stenosperma cultivar V10309 chromosome 2, arast.V10309.gnm1.PFL2, whole genome shotgun sequence, one genomic window encodes:
- the LOC130957285 gene encoding protein RETARDED ROOT GROWTH-LIKE, translating to MFRTVNCSYFTLRTTLRLRTFLSSTSCSSSAANTPWSSSSSSSSLYPTLLMTSLISLPHSYSHSFLPSLPGTAITPTHASFSQSVPSKTRDIGSNVGLSVMRCISSSSSPSLPTLDWNDAVLCSEVGDGRDGSVEKDSKTSIPVRAFFFSTSVDLKSLVERNKPNFVTPSSRMTNYVVLKFDNHSKSGGLGTSFSRGSSSCYMVVFQYGSIVLFNVPEHEVDGYLKIVQKHASGLLPEMRKDEYEVREKPALSTWMQGGLDYIMLQYLNIDGIRTIGSVLGQSIALDYYGRQVDGMVAEFTDINREMEATGKFQMQRKKLFQLVGKANSNLADVILKLGLFERSDIAWKDAKYAQIWEYLRDEFELTQRFASLDFKLKFVEHNIRFLQEILQNRKSDFLEWLIIALIGAEILLSLYDIVHRSPVNL from the exons ATGTTCCGCACCGTAAACTGCAGTTACTTCACCCTCAGAACCACCCTGCGACTACGTACCTTTCTCTCTTCCACTTCTTGCTCTTCTTCGGCGGCTAACACACCTTGGTCATCATCGTCGTCTTCTTCGTCTCTCTACCCGACCTTGTTGATGACTTCACTCATCTCTCTCCCGCACTCGTATTCACACTCTTTTCTTCCTTCGCTTCCCGGAACAGCAATAACACCAACCCATGCTTCTTTCTCTCAATCCGTTCCCAGCAAGACGCGCGATATCGGCTCCAATGTCGGTTTGTCCGTTATGCGGtgcatttcttcttcttcttctccttcccttCCTACTCTCGACTGGAACGACGCCGTTTTGTGCTCTGAGGTTGGCGACGGGAGAGATGGAAGCGTTGAGAAAGATTCCAAAACCTCCATTCCTGTTAGAGCCTTCTTCTTCTCTACAAG TGTTGATTTAAAAAGCTTGGTGGAACGGAACAAACCAAACTTTGTCACGCCATCATCAAGGATGACCAATTATGTTGTTCTCAAGTTTGACAATCATTCTAAATCGGGG GGTCTGGGTACTTCTTTTTCGAGAGGAAGCAGTAGCTGTTACATGGTGGTTTTTCAGTATGGTTCCATTGTATTGTTTAATGTTCCTGAGCATGAGGTTGACGGGTATTTGAAAATTGTTCAAAAGCATGCATCTGGTTTGCTTCCTGAAATGAGAAAGGATG agtATGAAGTTAGAGAAAAACCCGCTTTAAGTACATGGATGCAAGGTGGACTAGATTACATAATGTTACAATACCTGAATATTGATGGAATTCGCACTATTGGTAGTGTTTTGGGTCAAAGCATTGCTCTTGATTACTACGGACGACAG GTCGATGGAATGgttgcagaatttacagacataAACCGAGAGATGGAAGCAACTGGAAAGTTCCAAATGCAGAGGAAAAAACTTTTCCAGTTGGTGGGGAAGGCAAATTCAAATCTTGCTGATGTGATCCTTAAGCTTGGACTATTTGAGAG ATCAGATATTGCTTGGAAGGATGCCAAATATGCTCAGATATGGGAGTATCTTAGGGATGAATTTGAATTAACTCAGAGATTTGCTAGTCTTGATTTCAAGTTGAAATTCGTGGAG CACAATATCCGTTTTCTTCAAGAAATTCTTCAAAACAGGAAATCTGACTTTCTAGAGTGGCTCATTATTGCTTTGATTGGTGCTGAgattcttctctctctctatgACATTGTCCATCGCTCTCCGGTGAACCTTTAA
- the LOC130962971 gene encoding uncharacterized protein LOC130962971, with translation MDDRVVLKIYYYGQILLQTYEGVQFVCENPLDVVIPFTLSFEELKGVICEKIGTQRCRRISCILYRYPLPVFGGFVQFQTKYVMDEASMQEMFSMYMENRHRISCIELYIEFEQSEADRNIELEDYNSESEDEFESNYEIVGPGEDEEEAVGDMNADVAEVANALANPHPFQEPSFMRSLDLGAMHASEFPEYMNTAPPVVADGEFTVGMEFSSREAVIKAMKDYTIRRGVDYRVYESEPTTFYAKCIEYGNGCDWLIRVTKMQKKYCWEIRRYNGSHTCTRSTISQDHSKLDSKTVAEAIKPLVEVDPSIKVKSVIADIQSKFNYTISYRKAWLAKQQAVESIFGSWEASYEALPICLPGDDLVPDIRVLHRVFWSYYPCIRAFRHCKPVVQVDGTHLYGKYKGCLLVAVSQDGNNNIVPIAFAIVEGETSDAWHFFLSNLRQHVVTRDGVGLISDRHDSIRSAIERSNGAWSPPRAFHMFCIRHIESNFLRKFKAPYLQKLIVNIGYSRTTREYQMRYERLKERGEAYTNWLDRIPREQYALAFDGGYRWGHMTTNLVECINSVLKGARNLPVTALVKATFYRLNELFTRKRAEAEARISAGVMFSEMVTTKLNANQRASGNIQVSCFDRENEVFEVREMPSGVEYAVDLRHYRCDCGEFQVDRIPCRHVFACCANQRLDWKVFVNDVYKMDQIRRVYRARFRPLGNPATWPAYHGPRFVGNPFLRRVAKGRPKMTRFLNEMDTRMLRRPRRCKQCGAEGHSRSRCRQSGGPSAGPTD, from the exons ATGGATGATAGAGTTGTATTGAAGATTTATTACTACGGGCAGATCTTATTACAAACATATGAGGGAGTTCAATTCGTGTGTGAAAATCCATTAGATGTTGTTATTCCATTCACATTGTCATTTGAGGAGTTGAAAGGTGTGATTTGTGAGAAGATAGGCACGCAAAGATGTAGGAGAATATCGTGTATTTTGTACAGGTATCCTTTACCTGTGTTTGGCGGGTTTGTTCAATTTCAAACCAAGTATGTGATGGACGAAGCGAGTATGCAGGAAATGTTTTCAATGTACATGGAAAATCGCCACCGAATATCGTGCATCGAGTTATATATTGAGTTTGAGCAATCTGAAGCAGACCGTAACATTGAGTTGGAAGATTATAATAGTGAAAgcgaagatgaatttgaaagtaaCTATGAGATCGTCGGTCCAGGCGAGGACGAAGAAGAAGCTGTTGGCGACATGAACGCAGATGTGGCGGAAGTTGCAAATGCACTAGCAAACCCGCATCCGTTTCAAGAGCCTTCTTTCATGCGGTCGTTGGATTTAGGGGCTATGCACGCATCGGAGTTTCCGGAATATATGAATACAG CCCCTCCTGTTGTGGCGGATGGTGAGTTCACAGTGGGGATGGAATTCAGCTCAAGGGAGGCAGTAATCAAGGCAATGAAAGATTATACCATCCGGAGAGGTGTGGACTATCGGGTATATGAGTCGGAACCGACGACATTCTATGCCAAATGTATAGAATATGGGAATGGTTGTGACTGGTTGATCCGGGTAACCAAAATGCAGAAGAAGTACTGTTGGGAGATAAGGAGGTACAATGGAAGTCATACCTGTACCAGGTCTACTATTTCTCAAGACCATTCGAAGCTGGATTCCAAGACAGTTGCGGAAGCAATAAAGCCGTTGGTAGAGGTTGACCCGTCTATAAAGGTAAAATCTGTAATTGCTGATATCCAGTCAAAGTTTAACTACACCATCAGTTATCGGAAGGCTTGGTTAGCAAAGCAGCAGGCGGTCGAATCAATTTTCGGAAGTTGGGAAGCATCGTATGAAGCTTTGCCGATATG CTTACCAGGGGATGATTTGGTTCCTGATATACGTGTTCTACATAGAGTCTTCTGGAGTTATTACCCCTGTATAAGGGCCTTCAGACACTGCAAGCCAGTGGTGCAGGTGGACGGGACTCATTTGTATGGAAAATACAAGGGTTGTTTATTGGTTGCAGTGTCACAAGATGGTAATAACAACATCGTGCCTATTGCATTTGCCATAGTGGAGGGAGAGACTTCTGATGCATGGCACTTTTTTCTGAGCAACCTGCGTCAACATGTGGTGACCCGTGATGGTGTCGGACTAATCTCCGATCGACACGATTCGATTAGGTCAGCTATTGAACGAAGTAATGGGGCGTGGTCTCCTCCAAGAGCTTTCCATATGTTTTGCATCAGGCATATTGAGTCCAACTTCTTGAGGAAGTTCAAAGCACCTTACCTGCAGAAGCTTATCGTCAATATTG GATATTCAAGGACGACCAGGGAGTACCAGATGCGTTATGAACGATTAAAGGAACGGGGTGAGGCTTACACCAATTGGCTTGATCGGATCCCTCGTGAGCAGTATGCTTTGGCATTTGATGGTGGTTACCGATGGGGTCACATGACCACCAATCTTGTGGAATGTATCAACTCCGTCCTAAAGGGTGCACGCAATCTCCCAGTCACTGCACTTGTTAAGGCGACATTTTACAGGCTGAATGAGTTGTTCACTAGGAAAAGAGCTGAGGCTGAAGCCCGAATCAGTGCTGGAGTTATGTTCTCTGAGATGGTGACAACCAAGCTGAATGCAAATCAACGAGCATCAGGTAACATACAGGTTAGCTGTTTTGATAGAGAAAATGAAGTCTTCGAAGTACGCGAGATGCCTAGTGGGGTTGAGTATGCAGTTGACCTGCGCCACTATCGGTGTGATTGTGGTGAATTCCAGGTTGACCGAATTCCGTGTAGGCACGTGTTTGCGTGTTGTGCAAATCAGAGGTTGGATTGGAAAGTATTTGTTAATGACGTTTACAAGATGGACCAAATTCGAAGAGTATACAGGGCTAGGTTTCGACCACTGGGAAATCCGGCAACGTGGCCTGCTTATCATGGACCCAGATTCGTTGGAAACCCGTTCCTAAGACGGGTTGCCAAGGGCCGGCCGAAGATGACCCGCttcttgaatgagatggacacCCGTATGTTGCGTCGCCCTAGGCGATGCAAGCAATGCGGTGCAGAGGGCCATAGTCGCAGTAGATGTCGTCAAAGTGGTGGACCGAGTGCAGGTCCAACCGACTAG